Genomic segment of Myxococcus stipitatus:
GGGGCGTGGACATCCGCCTCTTCAAGCCCTTCAGCCTGTCGCGCGGGTGGCGCCACCTGGTGCGCCGGGACCACCGCAAGATTCTCGTCGTCGACGGCGAGGTGGCTTTCACGGGCGGCGTGAACATCTCCGCGCACTGGGCGCCGGAGGGGCAGGGCGGGGGCTGGCGCGACGACGTGCTGCGCATCGAGGGGCCCGCCGTCCACGCGCTGGAGCGGCGCTTCCTGGCCACCTGGCGGCTGATGTTCCAGGACCGCTTCCACCGCTGGACGCAGGGCCTGCACCGGTGGCGAAGGCGTCCGGTGGGCCGGGGCCACGTGGGCGTGGCGGTGCTGTCCAGCCGCCGGGGCATCCACCGGGCCTATCTGCACGCCATCCAGCGGGCGCGGCGCAGCGTGCTCATCGCCGCGGCGTACTTCGTTCCGGACCGGCGGCTGGTGGCGGTGCTGCGCGACGCGGCCCGGCGGGGCGTGGAGGTGCGCCTGCTCCTCAACGCTCGCAGCGACCACCCCCTGCTGGAGTTCGTCTCCCGGACCTTCTACGAGAAGCTGCTGGGCGCGGGCGTCCGCATCTTCGAGTGGCAGCGGGGCGTGCTCCACGCGAAGACCGCCGTGGTGGACGGCGCCTGGGGCACCGTGGGCTCCTTCAACCTGGAGCGGCTGAGCCTGGCCTTCAACCACGAGGTCAACGCCGTCTTCGCCGACCCCCGCCTGGGGCGCCGCCTGGAGGAGTCGTTCCGGGAGGACTGCACGGGCTGCCGGGAGGTGACGCTGGCGGAGTTCCGCCGCCGGCCCCTGTGGCGCAAGCTGCTGGAGCGCATCCTGGTCTCCCTGCGCGAACGGCTCTGACGACTCGGGGGTTGTCCTTCGCGCTCCCGCCCGTTACGGACGGGGTGTTGAAGCAGACACTCCCCAGGCCGGGGCATGGTTCCGATGAGCGGGGCTGGACCCTTGCTGGGGCAACAGTCCATCGCTGGATGCGCGTGCAGGAACCCTTTGCAACGCGTCAACAGCATGCCTAGAAGGTCCCACATCCTGCGCACGGAAGGACGGCACCGCACATGACCGACAGTTTCGGTACGAAGTCCAAGCTCCAGGTGGGCTCGGCCACCTATGACTTCTTCAGCCTGAGCAAGCTGGCCAAGGCACATCCCTCGGTGGAGCGGTTGCCGTTCTCCCTGAAGGTGCTCTTGGAGAACCTGCTTCGCAACGAGGACGGTCGCGTCGTCAAGCGGGAGCACGTCGAGAAGATGCTCGCGTGGGACCCCAAGGCCACCCCGGACGTGGAGATCTCCTTCCACCCCGCGCGCGTGCTGCTCCAGGACTTCACCGGCGTGCCCGCCGTGGTGGACCTGGCCGCGATGCGTGAGGCGCTGGCCTCCATGGGCGGAGACCCCGGGAAGATCAACCCGCGCAACCCCGCCGACCTGGTCATCGACCACTCGGTGCAGATCGACTCCTTCGCCACGACGGCGGCCTTCAAGGAGAACGCCGAGCTGGAGTTCGAGCGCAACCGCGAGCGGTACGCGTTCCTCCGCTGGGGCCAGAGCGCGTTCAAGGGCTTTGGCGTCGTTCCGCCGGACATCGGCATCTGCCACCAGGTCAACCTCGAGTACCTGGCGCAGGTGACGTTCCGCCAGGACTCCACCGTGTACCCGGACACGCTGGTGGGCACCGACAGCCACACCACGATGATCAACGGCCTGGGCGTGGTGGGCTGGGGCGTGGGCGGAATCGAGGCGGAGGCCGCGCTGCTTGGCCAGCCCATCACGATGCTCATCCCGCAGGTGGTGGGCTTCAAGCTCACCGGCAAGCTGCCCGCGGGCGCGACGGCGACGGACCTGGTCCTCACCGTCACGCAGATGCTTCGCAAGAAGGGCGTGGTCGGCAAGTTCGTGGAGTTCTACGGCAGCGGCCTCAAGGGCCTGTCCCTGCCGGACCGCGCCACCATCGCCAACATGGCGCCCGAGTACGGTGCGACCATCGGCTTCTTCCCGGTGGATGAGGAGAGCCTCAACTACCTGCGCTTCACGGGCCGCCCCGACGCCGCCGTGGCCCTCACGGAGGCGTACGCGAAGGAGCAGGGCCTGTGGCGCAAGGACGACGCGCAGGACCCGCTCTTCAGCGACACGCTGGAGCTGGACCTGTCCACCGTGGTGCCCAGCCTCGCGGGCCCCAAGCGTCCGCAGGACCGCGTCCCGCTCAAGGACATGAAGGCCGGCTACGAGAAGTCGCTCGTGGAGATGCTGGCCGCCGGCAAGAGCAAGGGCGAGGACGACGAGGGCGGCGGCAAGGCCAAGGCCCCCGCGGCGGAAGTGCCGCCCCAGCGCCTGGCTCAGACCGTCACCGTGAAGCAGGGCCGTGAGAGCTACGAGCTCGGCCACGGCGCGGTGGTGATTGCCTCCATCACCTCGTGCACCAACACCTCCAACCCGGCGGTGCTGGTGGCCGCGGGCATCCTGGCGAAGAAGGCCGTGGAGCGCGGCCTCAACCCCAAGCCCTGGGTGAAGACCAGCCTGGCGCCGGGCAGCCGCGTCGTCACCGAGTACCTGCGGGACGCGGGCCTGTTGCCCTACCTGGAGGCCGTCGGCTTCCACGTCGTGGGCTACGGCTGCACCACGTGCATCGGCAACTCCGGGCCGCTGACGGAGCCCGTCTCCAACGCCGTCGTCGAAGGGGACCTCGTGGTCGCCGCGGTGCTCTCCGGCAACCGCAACTTCGAGGGCCGCATCAACCCGCACGTGCGCATGAACTACCTGGCCAGCCCGCCGCTGGTGGTGGCCTACGCGCTGGCCGGCGAGGTGGGCTTGGACATGGACAAGGAGGCCCTGGGCACCGACCCCAACGGCCGCCCCGTGTTCCTCAAGGACATCTGGCCCACCAACGACGAAATCCAGAGCGTCATCCGCACCGCGGTGAAGCCCGAGCAGTTCCGCCACCAGTACGCGCACGCCATGGAGGGCGACGCGCTCTGGCAGCAGCTGCCCGTGGGCAAGGGCTCCACGTTCCAGTGGGACACCAAGTCCACCTACGTGCGCAAGCCGCCCTTCTTCGAGAACCTGCCCAAGGAGCCGAAGGCGACGCAGGACATCAAGGGCGCGCGCGTGCTGGCGCTCCTGGGTGACTCCGTCACGACGGACCACATCTCGCCCGCCGGCAACATCGCGAAGACGAGCCCCGCGGCCAAGTACCTGATGGCCGAGGGCGTGGAGCCCAAGGACTTCAACTCCTACGGCGCGCGCCGCGGCAACCACGAGGTGATGGTGCGCGGCACCTTCGCCAACATCCGCCTGAAGAACCTGCTGGTTCCCGGCGTGGAGGGTGGCGTCACCGTGCACATCCCCACCCGCGAGCGGATGAGCATCTACGACGCCTCCATGAAGTACCAGGCGGACGGCACGCCGCTGGTGGTGCTGGCCGGCGCCGAGTACGGCACGGGCTCCAGCCGTGACTGGGCCGCCAAGGGCACGCAGCTGCTGGGCGTGAAGGCCGTCATCGCCAAGAGCTTCGAGCGCATCCACCGCTCCAACCTCGTCGGCATGGGCGTGCTGCCGCTGCAGTTCGAGGCGGGCCAGGACGCGCAGTCGCTGGGCCTCAC
This window contains:
- the acnA gene encoding aconitate hydratase AcnA; this translates as MTDSFGTKSKLQVGSATYDFFSLSKLAKAHPSVERLPFSLKVLLENLLRNEDGRVVKREHVEKMLAWDPKATPDVEISFHPARVLLQDFTGVPAVVDLAAMREALASMGGDPGKINPRNPADLVIDHSVQIDSFATTAAFKENAELEFERNRERYAFLRWGQSAFKGFGVVPPDIGICHQVNLEYLAQVTFRQDSTVYPDTLVGTDSHTTMINGLGVVGWGVGGIEAEAALLGQPITMLIPQVVGFKLTGKLPAGATATDLVLTVTQMLRKKGVVGKFVEFYGSGLKGLSLPDRATIANMAPEYGATIGFFPVDEESLNYLRFTGRPDAAVALTEAYAKEQGLWRKDDAQDPLFSDTLELDLSTVVPSLAGPKRPQDRVPLKDMKAGYEKSLVEMLAAGKSKGEDDEGGGKAKAPAAEVPPQRLAQTVTVKQGRESYELGHGAVVIASITSCTNTSNPAVLVAAGILAKKAVERGLNPKPWVKTSLAPGSRVVTEYLRDAGLLPYLEAVGFHVVGYGCTTCIGNSGPLTEPVSNAVVEGDLVVAAVLSGNRNFEGRINPHVRMNYLASPPLVVAYALAGEVGLDMDKEALGTDPNGRPVFLKDIWPTNDEIQSVIRTAVKPEQFRHQYAHAMEGDALWQQLPVGKGSTFQWDTKSTYVRKPPFFENLPKEPKATQDIKGARVLALLGDSVTTDHISPAGNIAKTSPAAKYLMAEGVEPKDFNSYGARRGNHEVMVRGTFANIRLKNLLVPGVEGGVTVHIPTRERMSIYDASMKYQADGTPLVVLAGAEYGTGSSRDWAAKGTQLLGVKAVIAKSFERIHRSNLVGMGVLPLQFEAGQDAQSLGLTGHETFEITGVAQDLAPQKKLTVKATGEGGTKEFTAVCRIDTPNELDYYRHGGILQFVLRQLAKA
- a CDS encoding phospholipase D-like domain-containing protein; amino-acid sequence: MRDLEATSGAEAESQGGSRRRAVTLPSEPDAARSPGGCLVEEAPSPLWSSGVSPLLLARYYLPRGHVVSRGNTCVLLRDGVEAYPAMLEAIRGARRYIRLETYMFITDAVGELFGQALAEAAERGVHVKVLYDAVGSWTSRRGFFEALRQRGVDIRLFKPFSLSRGWRHLVRRDHRKILVVDGEVAFTGGVNISAHWAPEGQGGGWRDDVLRIEGPAVHALERRFLATWRLMFQDRFHRWTQGLHRWRRRPVGRGHVGVAVLSSRRGIHRAYLHAIQRARRSVLIAAAYFVPDRRLVAVLRDAARRGVEVRLLLNARSDHPLLEFVSRTFYEKLLGAGVRIFEWQRGVLHAKTAVVDGAWGTVGSFNLERLSLAFNHEVNAVFADPRLGRRLEESFREDCTGCREVTLAEFRRRPLWRKLLERILVSLRERL